CCGATCCGCGGCGGGCTGCGGCACCCCGGTGAATCCGTTGAGCTGACCGACCAGCGACTGATAGCCGGGCATGCCGGCCACCAGCGACTCATACAGCGCCACGCCGGAATACCCGAACGCCCGCGAGGCCACCGGCGGGGTGAAGCCGGGGCTCGTCCGCACCAGCTCAAGCTGCAGGTCGAACCATGCGGTCGCTACGTCGGCGGGCTGGTCGGCGGCCATCTGCGCGGGCGGCTGCGCGGCGACGGGCAGCACAGCGACAGTCAGCAGGAGGAGCGCTAACAGCGCAAAAGCCCGGACACTGCGGACAAGGATCAGCATTCTGATTCGAGCGTTCATCACTCACTCCCCGTCATCGTGACCACGCGATCACGAGCGGGCAGGATACGCCTCTGCCCACCTGCAGAATGTACTGCATACACCCCCTTCCTTGCATTCAGGTCGGCGTACGCGTCGTGCGATACCGGCTATACCAGCCCGCCTCTCCCCACCAAACACTGACCCCTGACCGCGCGGATGGGGTGTGCTACAATGCTTCTATCCGTTTTTCGACCCGTGGGCCTAAATGTCCGGCCTACGTGGTGACAGTCGCAAGGACAGGCAAACGCGAATGACCATCACCAAAGAGCAAAAGCAGACGATCATCGCCGATTTCGCCGTTAAGGAAGGCGATACCGGTTCGCCGCAGGTGCAAATCGCCCTGCTCAGCACGCGCATCTCTCAGCTGACCGAGCACCTCAAGATCCACAAGCACGACAATCATTCGCGCCGGGGTCTGCTCAAGCTGGTCGGCGAGCGCCGCAGCCACCTGAACTATCTGGCCCGCAAGGATCCTGAAGCCTACCGCGAGATCCTCGGGAAGTTGGGGCTGCGTAAGTAAGTGTTGGAAGTAGGGTCTGAGACGTCATCCGGAACGACCGCAGCGGCGATCAGATCCTTTTTCTGTTTTGGTCATGGAGTGCCCGGCATTGCAGGCATTGGAGAATGCCGCTAACGCACTGCGTTAGCCGTATCTTCCAATCCCTGACTGCCGGGCCTCTTGCTATCCCAAGGGGGAAAATCGAGACATGGTAGATCTACAAGTCAAGACCGCCAAGCGCTTCACCGCGCTCATCGGCGGCGAGGAAATCGTGTTGGAGACCGGCAAGCTGGCCGAACAGGCCGGCGGTGCGGTCACCATTCAGCTCGGCGACACGCTCATCTTTGCGTCCGCCACCATGGGCAAGAACCCGCGCGAGGGGATCGACTTCTTCCCGCTCAGCGTGGACTTCGAGGAGAAGCTGTACGCCGCCGGGCGCATCCCGGGGAGCTTTTTCCGCCGCGAAGGCCGCCCGTCCGAATCGGCAATTCTCACCAGCCGCGTCATCGACCGGCCTCTGCGCCCGCTGTTCCCGGACGACCTGCGCAACGAAGTGCAGGTCATCCTCATGCCGCTGTCGCATGATCAGGAACATCAGGCGGACATGCTCGGCATCGTCGCCGCGAGCGCCGCGCTGACGATCAGCGACGTGCCGTTTGACGGCCCGGTCGCCGGCGTCCGAATTGGCTGCGTCGACGGGGAGCTGGTCGTCAATCCGACCCTCAGCCAGATGGCCAACAGCACGCTCGACCTGCGCGTGGCCGGCACCGCCGACGCGATCAACATGGTCGAGTGCGGCGCGCAGGAGATCGACGAAGACACGATGCTGCGCGCGCTGGCGCTGGCGCATGAGACGATTCAGCCGCTGATCGAGATCCAGAAGGCGATGGCCGAGGCGGTCGGCAAGCCCAAGCGGGCCTATACGCCGGCCGTCATCAAGAAGGAACTGTTCGAGGAGATCGCCGGTAAGGCGCGCCTCAAGCTGCGTGACATCCTCACCAACATCACCGACCGCACCGAACGTAACGATGCCGTCGACGCGCTGCAAGCGTCGCTGGTCGCCGAGTACGAAGCAAACAACGCCGCGCTGGTCAACGGCGCCGAGCCTGTCACGGTCAAGGACATCGCGAAGGCGATGGACGACCTGATGTACGAGGAGGTCCGCCGCCGAATCGTGGACGACGGCGTGCGCCCGGATGGCCGCGACACGGTCACCATCCGCCCGCTGTCGGCGGAGGTCGGCTTACTGCCGCGCGTGCACGGCTCCGGCCTGTTCGCCCGCGGCCAGACTCAGGTGCTCAGCATCGCCACGCTCGGAACCCCGGGCGACGCGCAAGAGCTCGACAACGTCGCGCCTGAAGCCAACAAGCGCTACATGCACCATTACAACTTCCCGCCCTACTCGACCGGCGAGGCCTACCCGCTGCGCGGCACCAAGCGCCGCGAAGTCGGGCACGGTGCGCTGGCCGAGACGGCGCTGCGCTACATGATCCCCGAGGAAGACGTGTTCCCCTACACCATCCGCGTCGTCAGCGAGGTAATGAGCAGCAACGGCTCGACCTCGATGGCGTCGGTGTGCGGCAGCACGCTCGCGCTGATGGACGCCGGTGTGCCGCTCAAGCGGCCGGTCGCCGGTATCGCCATGGGCCTCATCAAGGAAGGCGACAAGGTCGCCGTCCTGACCGACATTCAGGGCCTTGAGGATCACCTCGGCGACATGGACTTCAAGGTGGCCGGCACCGATCAGGGCATCACCGCCTTGCAGATGGATATCAAAATCAAGGGCGTCACGCACGACGTGATGAAGCAGGCGCTGGCGCAGGCCAAAGACGCGCGCATGACGATCTTGGAAGTCATCAAGAGCGCCATCCCCGAGCCGCGCGCCAAGCTGAGCGACTACGCGCCGCGCATGGAGACGGTCAAGATCGACGTCGACAAGATCGGCGCGGTGATCGGGCCGGGCGGCAAGATGATCCGCGGCCTGCAGGAGAAGCACGGCGTCAAGATCGACATTCAAGACGACGGCACGGTGTTCGTCTCCGGCCAGAATGGCGCCGGCGTGGACAATGCGCTTGAGGAAATCCGCGGCATGACCGAATCGGCCGTGCTGGGGCGCATCTACACCGGGCGCGTCACCCGCATCGAGAGCTACGGCTGCTTCGTGGAAATCCTGCCGGGCAAAGAAGGCATGGTGCACATCAGCCAGCTGGCCGACTACCGCGTCAACAAGGTTGAGGACGAGGTCGCGATTGGCGACGAGATCATGGTGATGGTCACCGACGTCGATCCGGGCGGCAAGGTCCGTCTGAGCCGGCAGGCCGTGCTGGAAGGCTGGACGCTGGAAGAAGCGCAGTCGAAGGACAGTCGTCCGCGCGGTGGGGGCGGCGGCGACCGGCGCGGCGGCGGGGATCGCCGGGGCGGTGGCGACCGCGGCGGATACCGTGGCGGTGGCGATCGCGGGGGTGATCGCGGCGGCGGCGGATACCGCGGCGGCTGATCTCAATCCCAAGCCAAACAAGTAACGAACCGGCGTGCGGACGATCCGCACGCCGGTTTTCGATTGCACTATTTCGCCTCGCGACTCAATGCACTCAGAAAGTCCGCCGGCGAAATCACATGGAGATTCCCGTAGCGATCCAGCGCCTGAAGATCTCGATCACCCGAGACGAGATATTCGACCCGTGCCGAGACGGCGCACTCGACAAGCATCACATCTTTGGGATCTCGAAGTGCTGCGATCTTCATGGACACCGGTTCAACGACACGGCACGTCGACTGCCACAGCCTGACTACGTCCGATGGGGTTCGACCAATAGAAGCGAACTTAGCCGCAAACTTCTTGCGTGTCAGAACGTCTTCCAACTCAAGCAGAATCGGAACAGAGGTATAGGAGATAACACGGCCTGTCAACACGCCGTCAATGACTTCAGCGGACGTCCCAGTCCAGAGCAATCCCGATACGACAACGTTCGTATCGATGACCGCCGTGGTCATCGCGCTAAACGCTCTGCGCGCGCCCTTTCGAGTTCTGCTTCGATCTCGGATTCCGAAAGTTCAGGCGGAGCGGCGCGAAGCACTTCAACAAGGCTGCGCAGCTCGCTTTGAGCCGACTGCCGCTTCAATTCATGCTGTATGTAGGCGGCAAACGACTCGGCATCGAGCAATCCGGCGGCGCGCGCCTCCTCTGCGAGCTCTTTCGGCAAGGTCAACATGATCTGAACGTCGGTCATCCGCATAGATCCTCTATCTTCGTGTTTTCAGTATACTGCCAAAGGCCTTGTTGCGGCCCCTCCCGCCAGCAGGCTTTCGCCCTCTGGACTTGAACCTTAGCCCCGAGTCTCCCCCTCTCCATGGCCTTGGCGAGGTGAGGTTTCGTGGCTACCCATCCGCGGTGACGATCACCGGATTCTGACCGTCGGTCATGATGAGGAACGAGCCGCAGTTGCGCGGGAGCTGCGCGACCAGCGCTTCGAGCAGATGCCGGTCGCCGGAGACGGTGAACAGCATCTCGGTTTGGCCGCGCAGGCGCGCGTCGATGCGCAGCGCCTCGTGCGCGCCGTCCATCACCGCGAGCGACCACGACTTGCCGGACTTGTCCTGTACCATGCGCCGGACGGGCTCGTCCAGCCGGTCGAACGCCGCACGCACCTCGTCGGCGGTCGGGTAACGGCCCAGCCGGACGCCGTCCGGGACAGGCCCGCCGAGGAACGCGGTGAACTGCGCGCCGCGCATCTCATCGCTCAAGGGCACAAGTTGGTGAAGTTGGGACATGAAAAACTCCGGACACTCGCCAGCAACGGGAGTATACGCGATCAGAACCGAAACGTCCCTGACTCTCGCGACAAAGTGATGTGTGCCTCGCCACGACATCGAGTCGCGGCAAATCTGCGAAAACGGGGCGATTTCAAGACGCAAACATAGCACATCTGTTATATGATTCATGGGTATGA
The sequence above is a segment of the Candidatus Flexicrinis affinis genome. Coding sequences within it:
- the rpsO gene encoding 30S ribosomal protein S15, translated to MTITKEQKQTIIADFAVKEGDTGSPQVQIALLSTRISQLTEHLKIHKHDNHSRRGLLKLVGERRSHLNYLARKDPEAYREILGKLGLRK
- a CDS encoding polyribonucleotide nucleotidyltransferase — its product is MVDLQVKTAKRFTALIGGEEIVLETGKLAEQAGGAVTIQLGDTLIFASATMGKNPREGIDFFPLSVDFEEKLYAAGRIPGSFFRREGRPSESAILTSRVIDRPLRPLFPDDLRNEVQVILMPLSHDQEHQADMLGIVAASAALTISDVPFDGPVAGVRIGCVDGELVVNPTLSQMANSTLDLRVAGTADAINMVECGAQEIDEDTMLRALALAHETIQPLIEIQKAMAEAVGKPKRAYTPAVIKKELFEEIAGKARLKLRDILTNITDRTERNDAVDALQASLVAEYEANNAALVNGAEPVTVKDIAKAMDDLMYEEVRRRIVDDGVRPDGRDTVTIRPLSAEVGLLPRVHGSGLFARGQTQVLSIATLGTPGDAQELDNVAPEANKRYMHHYNFPPYSTGEAYPLRGTKRREVGHGALAETALRYMIPEEDVFPYTIRVVSEVMSSNGSTSMASVCGSTLALMDAGVPLKRPVAGIAMGLIKEGDKVAVLTDIQGLEDHLGDMDFKVAGTDQGITALQMDIKIKGVTHDVMKQALAQAKDARMTILEVIKSAIPEPRAKLSDYAPRMETVKIDVDKIGAVIGPGGKMIRGLQEKHGVKIDIQDDGTVFVSGQNGAGVDNALEEIRGMTESAVLGRIYTGRVTRIESYGCFVEILPGKEGMVHISQLADYRVNKVEDEVAIGDEIMVMVTDVDPGGKVRLSRQAVLEGWTLEEAQSKDSRPRGGGGGDRRGGGDRRGGGDRGGYRGGGDRGGDRGGGGYRGG
- a CDS encoding putative toxin-antitoxin system toxin component, PIN family, which encodes MTTAVIDTNVVVSGLLWTGTSAEVIDGVLTGRVISYTSVPILLELEDVLTRKKFAAKFASIGRTPSDVVRLWQSTCRVVEPVSMKIAALRDPKDVMLVECAVSARVEYLVSGDRDLQALDRYGNLHVISPADFLSALSREAK